The DNA sequence AGTTgctgtttgtttttttttcttcctccAACTATTTTCTGtcataaatcaaaatcaataaaactTGATGGTGTTGGATATGTAAACgtgtggtggtggtggtgattatgttgttgttgttgttgttgatgcaatttgtgtgtgtatgttttcttttttttttttagtatgGGTGCTTTACTGAGTATTACTACTTCTCAATCCAGTTTTCCCCTTACTACTCAAAAAATTAGCCCGCTTGTTTTGATTAGTGATAGCTCTAATCTCTTTTAACTTTTGAATTTGTAAATTAGGGTCCGACATATAAGAAGGACGTTTGTCTGAATAATCACAATCTAACTGAAGTCGAATACATTGACTACAAGAAGGTTTCTCTTCTGGACATGCTTTATGTCGGATTCTACATGTCCAACAACCAGTTTTAGACCTGGCCCCTAACTTACGCTTCTTTTCATGCTGTGTTACCATAGTACCAACTGGGCgaagttttcttttattatttctgGTTACTCGCTTTTCAGGTATATATTCATTATCAGATGAAACTTCTGAACTTGAATCTGCCATTGAAAATGGTGATGGTTTCTTGTTGtcataattattattactagtCTCGTCTTTGCATACAAGTGAATCAGCTTgtagtttcaattttacTATAAAGTTTCCGTCTTGTGAACTTGAAcaattctttgttttttgagGTTCCAGTATTCGGCTGTGTTTGTAACTATCAGAATCAGTATTGGCCAGACTAGCAGATGACGTTATAAAACTATTTCGACAAGTTGATATACTAAATGGTTTAGTGGATACGTTGATATTCTTATCCGGTGAGTTCAAGCTTTTTATGTCATGTTTTATTACCAGCAGCTGCAACTGATGCTTCTGTTTCGACCTCAGTTTTCGATTCAGAATTTGCAGTATTATCAGGTTATCTTCTGAACCTTCACATTCTTTAGCGTTATTATGACATGGTGTAGCAAATAGATTGTAAGCTATAAGTGA is a window from the Candida dubliniensis CD36 chromosome 4, complete sequence genome containing:
- a CDS encoding zinc cluster transcription factor, putative (Similar to S. cerevisiae UME6), whose translation is MIFSIYGSSGPIKQYHTAHSSPIRNNSLVTESIYGVESSSSNLPPVKLTSPVSNQRNKISNPFLESSNNTFDGTPLPREDIIRIINENCLPRLSGSLPSTPSKIKKNGQLYRSDNLQVIQSSPPSITKVDNSETGIEIEKDFLTFDYENQDDILKAEEVYRNLYGISPNESTTSSSKITGISICSRSLIAYNLFATPCHNNAKECEGSEDNSIISQISNRKSRSKQKHQLQSSVIKHDIKSLNSPDKNINVSTKPFSISTCRNSFITSSASSANTDSDSYKHSRISEPQKTKNCSSSQDGNFIVKLKLQADSLVCKDETSNNNYDNKKPSPFSMADSSSEVSSDNEYIPEKRVTRNNKRKLRPVGTMVTQHEKKRKLGARSKTGCWTCRIRHKACPEEKPSCSQCIRLQLDCDYSDKRPSYMSDPNLQIQKLKEIRAITNQNKRANFLSSKGKTGLRSSNTQ